The Pan troglodytes isolate AG18354 chromosome 1, NHGRI_mPanTro3-v2.0_pri, whole genome shotgun sequence genome includes a region encoding these proteins:
- the RGS21 gene encoding regulator of G-protein signaling 21 produces the protein MYDIFASQKVYILNLIYDFYITSPKVRCCFYRSPTAETMTWSENMDTLLANQAGLDAFRIFLKSEFSEENVEFWLACEDFKKTKNADKIASKAKMIYSEFIEADAPKEINIDFSTRDLISKNIAEPTLKCFDEAQKLIYCLMAKDSFPRFLKSEIYKKLVNSQQVPNHKKWLPFL, from the exons ATGTATGATATATTTGCATCTCAGAAAGTTTATATCTTAAACCTGATTTATGATTTCTACATCACATCCCCAAAA GTTAGATGCTGTTTCTACAGGTCACCAACTGCGGAAACAATGACATGGTCTGAAAATATGGACACACTTTTAGCCAACCAAG CTGGTCTAGATGCTTTTCGAATATTTCTAAAATCAGAGTTTAGTGAAGAAAATGTTGAGTTCTGGCTTGCCTGTGAAGACTTTAAGAAAACGAAAAATGCAGACAAAATTGCTTCCAAAGCCAAGATGATTTATTCTGAATTCATTGAAGCTGATGCACCTAAAGAG ATTAACATTGACTTCAGTAccagagacctcatctcaaagaATATTGCTGAACCAACACTCAAATGCTTTGATGAGGCTCAGAAATTAATCTATTGTCTCATGGCCAAGGATTCTTTCCCTCGATTTCTGAAGTCAGAGATTTATAAAAAACTGGTAAATAGCCAACAGGTTCCAAATCATAAAAAATGGCTCCCTTTTTTGTGA